A portion of the Paenibacillus sp. PvR098 genome contains these proteins:
- a CDS encoding ABC transporter permease — protein sequence MIGQYFEFVLSRQEDILRAMQDHLVISAVSVLLGAIVAIPIGIWLAGNRSSWLNGIIFSIANILQTIPSLALLAILIPLLGVGRTPAIFALFLYSLMPILRNTYSGFQSVDPNLLEAARGMGYSRKQQLLQIQLPLALPYIMSGIRVTTVYIISWATLATLIGAGGLGQLIFAGMGTNRKELIFTGAILAVILALAADLFLSLAEKRVTANTHSANAIGRGGNQ from the coding sequence ATGATCGGCCAATATTTTGAATTTGTCCTTAGCCGGCAGGAAGATATTTTGCGCGCAATGCAGGATCACTTGGTTATTTCGGCAGTATCGGTGCTGCTCGGTGCTATTGTGGCGATTCCCATCGGTATTTGGCTGGCCGGAAACCGGAGCTCCTGGTTAAACGGGATTATATTTTCCATAGCAAATATTTTGCAAACTATTCCCAGCCTAGCACTGCTCGCCATACTGATTCCGCTGCTGGGAGTTGGCAGGACCCCTGCCATTTTTGCGTTGTTCCTGTATTCTTTAATGCCGATACTGCGCAATACATATTCCGGATTTCAATCTGTCGATCCGAACTTACTGGAGGCTGCAAGGGGCATGGGCTATAGCAGGAAGCAGCAATTGCTCCAAATCCAACTGCCCCTTGCTCTTCCATATATAATGTCAGGCATTCGTGTCACGACGGTGTACATCATCAGTTGGGCAACGTTGGCGACGTTGATCGGCGCCGGTGGGCTTGGACAATTGATTTTTGCCGGCATGGGAACGAATAGGAAAGAGCTTATATTTACAGGAGCCATTTTGGCGGTTATTTTGGCGCTTGCAGCGGATTTATTCCTAAGCCTTGCAGAAAAGCGAGTCACGGCCAATACCCATTCTGCCAACGCCATCGGACGGGGGGGCAATCAATGA
- a CDS encoding glycine betaine ABC transporter substrate-binding protein has product MIWLKSATSRLVLLAVFTIILLVGCSNEDRIIIGTQTYSEPKILAQMHKLLIEDRTGLKVDVLPDLASSAVVAQAMKNNDIQMAVLYTGMIFDNYFPVEPNKDRDIVFQQAKEGFDKHYGFHWFDPYGFENTYAFTVREDVASQGNLANISDVGPMAGNMSLGVDTTWLERENDGYPAFRKHYGFAFGKTLPMEVALVYKAVASKNVDIVLAYSTDPRIKEYNLQSLKDDKQFFPPYDAAPVIRNDVLAQHPELNEITSLLAGKIDVQTMIELNYEVDVSKRNERKVAEEYLKKVGLLN; this is encoded by the coding sequence ATGATTTGGTTGAAGTCGGCAACATCAAGGTTAGTCCTACTTGCTGTTTTTACCATTATTTTGCTCGTCGGCTGCAGTAATGAAGATAGAATCATTATTGGTACGCAGACGTATTCAGAGCCCAAAATTTTGGCGCAAATGCATAAGCTACTGATCGAAGATCGGACCGGACTCAAGGTCGACGTACTGCCTGATTTAGCATCCAGCGCGGTTGTCGCTCAGGCTATGAAAAACAACGATATCCAAATGGCCGTATTGTATACGGGCATGATCTTTGACAATTATTTTCCGGTTGAGCCCAATAAAGACCGCGATATCGTGTTTCAACAGGCCAAAGAAGGTTTTGATAAGCATTACGGCTTCCATTGGTTTGATCCGTACGGTTTTGAGAATACGTATGCCTTTACTGTAAGGGAGGACGTTGCGTCTCAAGGCAATCTCGCCAATATTTCTGACGTGGGACCTATGGCCGGAAATATGTCGCTTGGCGTGGACACGACCTGGCTTGAGCGGGAGAACGACGGTTATCCTGCTTTTCGCAAACATTACGGTTTCGCCTTCGGAAAAACGCTTCCTATGGAAGTGGCGCTCGTGTACAAGGCTGTAGCGAGCAAGAACGTGGATATCGTTCTTGCTTATTCCACGGATCCACGCATCAAGGAATACAATCTGCAATCTCTTAAGGACGATAAGCAGTTTTTCCCTCCTTACGACGCCGCGCCGGTGATACGAAACGATGTTCTGGCTCAGCACCCGGAGCTAAATGAGATTACTAGTCTTTTGGCAGGCAAGATCGATGTACAGACAATGATCGAATTGAATTATGAAGTCGACGTCAGCAAAAGAAATGAAAGAAAAGTAGCCGAGGAGTATCTGAAAAAAGTCGGACTTCTGAACTAA
- a CDS encoding ABC transporter permease: protein MDLFFRYVGENWLYLVELTYQHILMVISALLLALIVGVPFGILAARVPKLAGVILASANVVQVFPSLAMLVLLMIVFGLGFTTVVIGLFLYSLLPVIRNTYVGLTQVDPAITEAGRGVGMSPLQLLFRVQFPLALPFVFTGIRVAAVIAIGVATIAPLIGGEGLGREIYAGINMDNSARLYAGAIPAAILALLADLLLGLLQRRVGQGKTV from the coding sequence ATGGATTTGTTTTTCCGTTATGTGGGGGAGAACTGGCTTTACCTCGTTGAACTCACTTATCAACATATCTTGATGGTAATATCGGCTTTGCTGTTAGCATTGATCGTAGGAGTCCCTTTCGGCATACTTGCTGCAAGAGTACCCAAGCTTGCCGGTGTCATTTTAGCCTCAGCTAATGTTGTGCAGGTTTTTCCGAGCTTGGCTATGCTCGTGCTGCTCATGATCGTTTTCGGTTTGGGATTCACTACCGTAGTTATCGGATTGTTCTTGTACTCACTGCTGCCGGTAATTCGCAACACTTATGTCGGATTGACTCAGGTAGACCCGGCAATTACCGAAGCTGGGCGCGGTGTAGGAATGAGTCCTTTGCAGCTGCTGTTTCGTGTGCAGTTTCCCCTCGCTCTGCCTTTTGTGTTCACAGGGATAAGAGTGGCCGCAGTCATTGCCATTGGCGTTGCGACCATCGCTCCGCTGATCGGCGGGGAAGGGCTCGGCCGCGAAATTTATGCCGGTATCAATATGGATAATTCGGCACGGCTCTACGCAGGAGCTATTCCTGCTGCCATACTTGCACTGCTAGCAGATCTGCTTCTGGGTTTGCTGCAGCGGCGTGTGGGTCAAGGAAAGACTGTTTAG
- a CDS encoding cell wall hydrolase, giving the protein MKKGSVLVTLIACTLGLTAMAMPVGAAALEKGTKSEHVLDLQLRLSTLGHFQAGATGYYGSITHNAVKKFQKQKGLLANGKADPKTLSLLKKSADPKQNVLEQLARVIHAEARGESFQGQVAVGAVVLNRVQSNEFPDSITKVIFQPRQFSAIQDGQYNLTPGSSAYRAAKAALNGSDPTDGALYYYNPKIATSSWSKSRPMKVRIDQHVFTH; this is encoded by the coding sequence ATGAAGAAAGGTTCCGTACTAGTCACATTAATCGCCTGTACCCTTGGCCTTACGGCCATGGCGATGCCAGTCGGCGCAGCCGCGCTGGAGAAAGGTACCAAAAGCGAGCATGTCCTCGACCTACAGCTGCGTCTTAGCACGCTTGGTCATTTTCAAGCCGGTGCAACCGGCTACTACGGATCGATTACGCACAATGCGGTAAAGAAATTTCAAAAACAAAAAGGCTTGCTTGCAAACGGTAAGGCCGATCCCAAGACCTTGTCGCTATTGAAAAAATCGGCCGATCCCAAGCAAAACGTATTGGAGCAATTGGCACGAGTGATCCACGCCGAGGCTAGAGGGGAATCGTTTCAAGGACAAGTCGCCGTCGGTGCGGTCGTCCTCAATAGAGTTCAGTCCAATGAATTTCCCGATTCCATTACCAAGGTCATTTTTCAACCGCGTCAATTCTCCGCCATTCAGGACGGACAATACAACTTGACTCCAGGATCTTCAGCCTATCGGGCGGCCAAGGCCGCTTTGAACGGATCGGATCCGACGGACGGAGCTCTCTATTACTATAATCCTAAGATTGCAACATCGTCCTGGAGCAAGAGCCGTCCGATGAAAGTCCGTATCGATCAGCACGTGTTTACTCATTAA
- a CDS encoding tyrosine-type recombinase/integrase: MADEYFDDELLELFDIWMKDQGFTPRTQKAYLGDVRLFLAAVAPKTLNEIEAIDVLRFLTKMRQGGAGDSARNRYLSSVRTFFSALIEYKYAQNNPALHVKKSKFDKNQIPSYLDKHLLSVFIESIEGKYQIRNVSMFLLMSYAGLRVSELHRLNISDFNRTANLLTVYGKGRKWRAIPLPVQLVKVLDMALSERISPGKKGEQAFFVSQFGRRISIRMIQKIAEAQFDELKEQFSELRGKSLSSHKLRHTFATMQVMAGTDIRTLQELLGHASIQTTQIYTHVGDKQKQEAMNRVVPRVPVSILKGIDVAGGSDIASQP, translated from the coding sequence ATGGCAGATGAGTACTTTGATGATGAATTGTTAGAATTATTCGATATCTGGATGAAGGATCAAGGCTTTACTCCACGAACACAAAAGGCGTATCTTGGAGATGTCCGTTTGTTTTTAGCCGCGGTAGCACCTAAGACATTAAATGAAATTGAGGCCATCGACGTACTGCGTTTTCTAACCAAAATGCGACAAGGGGGGGCGGGCGATTCTGCGAGGAATCGTTACCTCTCCTCCGTTCGAACCTTTTTCTCCGCTTTGATTGAATACAAATATGCCCAAAACAATCCGGCCCTTCACGTAAAGAAATCAAAATTTGATAAGAATCAGATCCCATCTTATCTGGATAAGCATCTTTTATCTGTGTTCATAGAATCAATAGAAGGAAAATATCAGATCAGAAATGTGTCCATGTTTCTTCTTATGAGCTACGCGGGGCTGCGGGTCAGTGAATTACATCGTCTTAATATTTCTGATTTCAACAGAACGGCGAATCTATTAACCGTTTATGGGAAGGGACGTAAGTGGCGAGCCATACCGCTGCCCGTACAGCTAGTCAAGGTTTTGGATATGGCACTTAGTGAACGTATTTCTCCAGGGAAAAAAGGGGAACAGGCTTTTTTCGTTTCACAGTTCGGGCGTCGTATTTCCATCCGCATGATCCAAAAGATTGCTGAAGCCCAATTTGATGAACTAAAGGAACAGTTTAGTGAGCTAAGAGGAAAATCCCTTTCCAGTCATAAGTTACGGCATACCTTTGCGACGATGCAAGTGATGGCCGGTACGGATATAAGAACGTTACAAGAATTGTTAGGACATGCGAGTATACAAACCACACAGATTTATACGCACGTTGGAGATAAGCAAAAGCAGGAAGCCATGAACCGAGTAGTACCTCGTGTACCCGTGTCAATATTGAAAGGAATAGATGTCGCCGGCGGCTCTGATATTGCAAGTCAACCATGA
- a CDS encoding ParB/RepB/Spo0J family partition protein: protein MEITEILTDLIDEDTDQPRYQFDEEALQELMKSIEELGLLSPIKVRTASNGRYKIIYGNRRYKACKMLGRPTIPCLVSTVTDELEIYLEQIAENLTREGFSPIEEAEAFNKLLNDPKFSSSVKYLSSKLGKPEAYIKNKCDLLKFGMAVKKLIVSGTEIRKDKLTEDQLLPIKDLPIEHRDPLALIIARDELPVSDVKKIARLFKDKNISSGTKDKLLYKTGSGLLETWSVHEQNKAERAKPAAPKAAKNATPEKNTKPAKNELEVKTAATMEDKLQRLLASLPDHTPLPTDIIEIKTIDEEGFLNDVDHLIDNLEKHLAEWKKIRELAKMKI, encoded by the coding sequence ATGGAAATTACCGAAATTTTAACCGACTTGATTGATGAGGATACGGATCAGCCCAGATATCAATTTGATGAAGAAGCGCTTCAGGAATTAATGAAAAGCATTGAAGAGCTTGGCCTATTGTCGCCGATCAAAGTGAGAACCGCGAGTAACGGCCGTTATAAAATCATATATGGAAATCGAAGATACAAAGCCTGCAAAATGCTAGGGCGCCCCACGATCCCTTGCCTTGTCTCCACCGTAACGGATGAGCTCGAGATTTATTTGGAGCAGATTGCGGAGAATTTAACGAGAGAAGGCTTCTCCCCCATTGAAGAAGCCGAGGCCTTCAATAAACTTCTGAACGACCCTAAGTTCAGCAGTTCGGTTAAATACCTCTCCAGTAAACTGGGAAAGCCGGAAGCCTACATTAAAAACAAATGTGATCTACTGAAATTTGGTATGGCTGTAAAAAAGCTGATCGTTAGCGGTACGGAAATCAGAAAAGACAAGCTGACAGAAGATCAGCTGCTGCCCATTAAAGATTTACCGATCGAGCATCGCGATCCACTGGCCTTGATTATCGCTAGGGACGAGCTGCCCGTGAGTGATGTCAAAAAGATCGCTCGCCTATTTAAAGATAAAAATATCTCATCCGGTACAAAAGATAAGTTGTTGTACAAAACAGGATCTGGGCTCCTCGAAACGTGGTCCGTACATGAACAAAATAAAGCGGAAAGAGCAAAGCCCGCCGCGCCGAAGGCAGCAAAGAACGCGACTCCGGAGAAGAATACGAAGCCGGCGAAGAATGAGCTTGAAGTGAAAACAGCAGCTACTATGGAGGACAAGCTGCAGCGATTACTCGCTTCCCTTCCGGACCACACTCCTCTGCCGACGGACATCATAGAAATCAAAACAATCGATGAAGAAGGCTTCTTGAATGACGTGGATCATCTGATCGACAACCTTGAGAAGCATCTCGCGGAATGGAAAAAGATCAGGGAATTGGCTAAAATGAAGATCTAA
- a CDS encoding LysR family transcriptional regulator has translation MDEKDFLLLKTLYTEKNISKTAEILYISQPAITYRVQNLEKYFNTPIISRGKKGVEFTAEGECLVKLADQILQDIRKTKDKIQNMGRKVQGTLRLGVSSNFARYRLPALLKQFLKIYPDVEIIVKTGWSTEVLNYLYKDEVHIGIVRGDHHWHEHSYLLYEEPVTIASREHIHLENLPNLARINYKTDSHLKQTIDHWWHKTFNHPPLITMDVDRIDTCVELVKNGLGYAIIPSISLSEIDSLHTIDLYSEENQPISRKTSMMHRNAALELSVVKAYVEFIKNHYKDTSTGPPLTL, from the coding sequence ATGGATGAAAAAGACTTTTTGCTGCTGAAAACCCTGTATACGGAAAAAAATATTAGCAAAACTGCTGAAATTTTATACATTTCTCAGCCGGCCATTACTTATCGGGTTCAAAATCTCGAAAAATATTTTAATACCCCGATCATCTCCAGAGGAAAGAAAGGGGTTGAATTTACTGCGGAGGGCGAATGTCTTGTCAAGCTTGCCGATCAAATCCTGCAGGATATCCGAAAAACAAAAGATAAGATACAAAACATGGGCCGCAAAGTTCAAGGTACGCTGCGTCTTGGTGTTTCCAGTAACTTCGCACGATATCGGCTGCCCGCTTTACTCAAACAATTCTTAAAGATTTACCCGGATGTTGAAATCATAGTAAAAACGGGGTGGAGCACGGAAGTCCTCAATTATTTATATAAGGATGAAGTTCATATTGGCATTGTACGTGGGGATCATCATTGGCATGAACACAGCTATCTCTTATATGAAGAACCGGTCACCATTGCTTCAAGAGAGCATATCCATCTGGAAAACTTGCCGAATCTAGCAAGAATTAACTATAAAACGGATAGTCATCTCAAGCAAACCATCGATCATTGGTGGCACAAAACTTTTAATCACCCCCCTCTGATCACCATGGATGTTGACCGTATTGACACCTGTGTTGAGCTCGTCAAGAACGGATTAGGTTATGCAATCATTCCGAGCATCAGTCTCAGCGAGATCGATTCTTTGCATACCATTGACCTATATTCTGAAGAAAACCAGCCGATATCACGTAAAACCTCAATGATGCATCGCAATGCGGCTTTAGAGCTATCGGTCGTCAAAGCATATGTTGAATTTATTAAAAATCATTACAAAGACACATCTACAGGACCGCCCCTGACTCTCTGA
- the tcuA gene encoding FAD-dependent tricarballylate dehydrogenase TcuA yields MTNEYAIQYDVVVVGAGNAALCAGISAKEEGANVLILERGPLEKRGGNSFFTDGAIRTAFQNLDDIREVIPEITDEEASRIEIPIYNDEDFYNDLMRVTGGKSDPQLARYLTGQSTQIVKWLHRNGVIFELNENQSFENEGKLTFWGNLPLKTQNKGVGLIQQLNQRAKELDIDIWYQSRAVKLVTENEQITAIQIEQPDGVVTVRAGSVILACGGFEANKTMRAEHLGSEWNAAIVRGTEYNTGDGLTMALEVGAQAYGDWAGCHSIGTDYKAPEVGDFTKPGDIYKKSSFPLGLLINKEGNRFVDEGADFRNYTYAKYGREVLKQPGNMAYQIFDAEVHPMLRKEYLLEEATFIKADSMEELADLLAVDKEQFVKTIQEYNQAVQEGTYNPTVKDGKGTKGITPPKSNWALRMEEEPFYAYPVTCGITFTFGGIKVNTQGEVLGNNGSPISGLYAAGEMVGGLFYENYPGGSGLMSGAVFGKIAGTSATHYVRERTNTIANQ; encoded by the coding sequence ATGACGAATGAATATGCTATACAATACGATGTAGTTGTCGTAGGTGCAGGTAATGCGGCTCTCTGTGCCGGGATATCCGCTAAAGAGGAAGGCGCCAATGTCTTAATCCTGGAAAGAGGGCCGCTCGAAAAGCGCGGAGGAAATTCCTTTTTTACGGATGGAGCCATAAGGACAGCCTTTCAAAATCTTGATGATATCCGAGAAGTCATCCCTGAAATCACAGATGAAGAAGCTTCGAGAATTGAAATCCCGATTTATAACGATGAAGATTTTTACAATGATCTGATGAGGGTTACCGGGGGGAAAAGCGATCCTCAATTAGCGAGATACCTGACTGGCCAATCTACACAAATCGTGAAATGGCTGCATCGCAATGGAGTGATCTTTGAGCTGAATGAGAACCAATCTTTTGAGAATGAAGGGAAACTGACCTTTTGGGGAAATCTACCTCTGAAAACGCAAAATAAAGGAGTTGGACTGATTCAGCAATTGAACCAACGAGCAAAAGAACTGGATATTGATATTTGGTATCAGTCTCGTGCCGTTAAGCTGGTGACTGAAAATGAACAGATCACTGCGATTCAAATCGAACAACCGGACGGAGTGGTTACTGTTCGTGCCGGGAGTGTTATTCTTGCCTGTGGTGGATTTGAGGCGAATAAAACAATGCGTGCCGAGCATCTGGGCTCCGAGTGGAATGCTGCCATTGTGAGAGGGACTGAGTATAATACCGGGGATGGTCTTACGATGGCGTTAGAGGTAGGAGCGCAAGCCTATGGTGATTGGGCTGGATGCCATTCGATTGGAACTGACTACAAAGCGCCGGAGGTAGGAGATTTTACGAAGCCGGGAGATATTTACAAAAAGTCATCTTTTCCGCTTGGACTTCTTATAAATAAAGAGGGGAATCGATTTGTTGACGAGGGCGCAGATTTTCGCAATTATACGTACGCCAAATACGGCCGGGAGGTATTGAAGCAGCCGGGGAACATGGCTTATCAGATATTCGATGCCGAGGTACATCCAATGCTGCGCAAGGAGTATCTCTTGGAGGAAGCCACCTTTATCAAGGCGGACAGCATGGAAGAATTAGCGGATTTACTTGCAGTGGATAAGGAGCAATTCGTAAAAACCATCCAGGAATACAATCAGGCAGTTCAGGAAGGTACCTATAATCCTACGGTGAAAGATGGGAAAGGTACGAAAGGAATTACACCGCCTAAATCAAATTGGGCGCTGCGTATGGAGGAAGAACCCTTCTATGCTTATCCGGTAACCTGCGGGATTACGTTTACCTTTGGCGGTATAAAAGTGAATACTCAAGGAGAAGTTCTCGGCAATAACGGTTCACCAATTTCCGGTCTATACGCTGCTGGTGAGATGGTTGGCGGGTTATTCTATGAAAATTATCCAGGCGGATCAGGATTAATGTCGGGTGCTGTTTTCGGCAAGATAGCGGGAACCTCCGCAACGCATTATGTAAGAGAAAGAACGAATACAATAGCAAATCAATAA
- a CDS encoding inositol monophosphatase family protein, whose product MSYLEIACKAAKEAGKMILSRSGGELGTEEKSSSFDVVTEVDKLAEQMIRDVIMDSYPEHAFLGEEETYLSSRPIQEVLEGAADIPFLWIVDPIDGTTNYVHGIPGFTVSIALACHGELVIGVVYDPSRDELFSAEKGKGTYLNGKSVKVSNAEHAAQCVIATGLMSSPEYREMNLGSMVPMGKQFRAIRVFGSAALHMAYVACGRFGAFWQYGLNAWDMAGGIVLVKEAGGMVTDIKGGTYRLSDQHIICSNVKVHSTVISCLQPIAE is encoded by the coding sequence ATGAGTTATTTAGAAATAGCGTGCAAGGCGGCAAAAGAAGCCGGAAAAATGATTCTGTCCAGATCAGGCGGGGAGCTAGGTACAGAAGAAAAAAGCTCAAGCTTTGATGTTGTGACAGAGGTCGATAAACTAGCGGAGCAAATGATCCGCGATGTTATTATGGATTCTTATCCTGAACATGCATTTCTTGGTGAAGAAGAAACCTACCTTTCTTCTCGTCCTATACAGGAAGTTCTTGAAGGGGCGGCCGACATTCCGTTCTTATGGATTGTCGATCCGATTGACGGCACAACCAATTATGTTCATGGTATCCCCGGGTTTACGGTTTCTATTGCGCTGGCCTGCCATGGGGAGCTTGTGATCGGTGTCGTATACGATCCTAGCCGGGATGAATTGTTTTCGGCAGAGAAAGGTAAAGGTACTTATCTTAATGGTAAATCAGTAAAGGTATCTAATGCGGAGCATGCTGCCCAGTGCGTAATTGCCACTGGTCTTATGTCATCGCCCGAGTACAGGGAGATGAATCTCGGCAGTATGGTTCCAATGGGCAAGCAGTTCAGGGCGATTCGGGTGTTTGGTTCTGCTGCCTTACATATGGCCTATGTTGCCTGCGGAAGATTCGGTGCATTCTGGCAGTACGGCTTAAATGCGTGGGATATGGCTGGAGGCATCGTGCTTGTTAAGGAGGCCGGGGGAATGGTGACTGACATCAAGGGAGGTACATATCGTCTGTCGGATCAACATATCATCTGCAGCAATGTGAAAGTACATTCTACGGTGATTAGTTGTCTACAGCCGATCGCAGAATAG
- a CDS encoding YheC/YheD family protein: MNECSELYVKPTSGSIGNGIIKIKKKSSGNWTIYWKKEKHLQKSLRKTFAFIEQKVGPQNYLIQEAIPLATYHGRPYDLRVSVQRGRTGEWQISGMVGKVAAAGRHVTNVAKGGKVKRGEKLFRHSGLSVESMKKEVNRASLEIANYLGDQLPHLADIGLDMGVTRNGSVKFIEMNGRDQRITFKKAGMRSTFFDTYLTPIQYAVFLMKSNRKLNSRWGRGKTKKTRV; encoded by the coding sequence ATGAACGAATGTTCAGAACTCTATGTTAAGCCAACAAGTGGAAGCATAGGCAACGGCATTATTAAAATAAAGAAAAAATCGAGTGGAAATTGGACTATTTATTGGAAAAAAGAAAAGCATTTGCAAAAATCTCTGCGGAAAACCTTTGCTTTTATTGAACAAAAAGTGGGTCCGCAAAATTATCTCATCCAAGAGGCTATTCCTTTAGCAACTTATCATGGACGACCCTATGATCTTCGAGTTTCGGTTCAGAGAGGAAGAACAGGGGAATGGCAGATTTCCGGTATGGTGGGGAAGGTTGCCGCGGCAGGCCGCCATGTAACCAATGTGGCCAAGGGTGGCAAGGTTAAAAGAGGTGAGAAACTTTTCCGGCACAGCGGGTTGTCAGTGGAATCCATGAAAAAAGAAGTTAACCGCGCGTCATTGGAGATCGCTAATTACTTGGGGGATCAATTGCCCCACCTTGCCGATATTGGCTTGGATATGGGGGTTACTCGCAATGGTTCGGTCAAATTTATTGAGATGAACGGAAGAGACCAGCGAATTACATTTAAAAAAGCAGGAATGCGTTCAACGTTTTTTGATACTTACCTCACACCCATTCAGTATGCCGTGTTTTTAATGAAATCAAACCGAAAACTAAATTCAAGGTGGGGAAGAGGAAAAACTAAAAAGACGAGGGTCTAA
- a CDS encoding FadR/GntR family transcriptional regulator, giving the protein MTTIVAEKKIQPFTQRMIRDTIWKISRNEYHSGAQLPSIESIAKSYGVARTTVRESIKYMESTGLVYSIHGKGTFIADFTPSPNGVAFLEHVVDLRRMIEIFGIKKAAENRTASDIEELRDLIEEMRKTILVPKRFLEFDREFHFIISKASKNPFIHSIFHNISGMFDAVLDALTHIPDYPFERVLEDHTIMVDAIETGDTQLAEDIMKKHLDNITDELTKQT; this is encoded by the coding sequence GTGACCACCATAGTTGCTGAAAAGAAAATCCAACCATTTACTCAACGAATGATTAGAGATACGATCTGGAAAATTAGTCGAAATGAATACCATTCAGGTGCTCAGCTGCCTTCGATTGAAAGTATCGCAAAAAGCTATGGCGTAGCGAGAACAACGGTACGTGAAAGCATTAAATACATGGAATCGACAGGTTTGGTCTACTCCATACATGGTAAAGGAACATTCATAGCAGATTTTACTCCTTCACCCAATGGAGTAGCTTTTTTGGAGCATGTTGTCGATTTAAGACGTATGATCGAAATTTTTGGAATCAAAAAGGCAGCTGAAAACCGTACAGCATCAGATATAGAAGAGCTTAGAGATTTAATAGAGGAAATGCGAAAAACAATATTGGTTCCCAAACGTTTTTTGGAGTTTGATCGTGAATTTCATTTTATCATCTCCAAAGCTTCTAAAAATCCATTTATTCACAGTATTTTTCATAATATCTCAGGCATGTTTGATGCCGTGCTGGACGCTTTAACCCATATACCTGATTATCCATTCGAAAGAGTTCTGGAGGATCATACCATTATGGTCGACGCTATTGAAACCGGAGATACTCAACTGGCGGAGGATATTATGAAGAAGCATCTGGATAATATCACTGACGAATTAACAAAACAGACGTAA
- a CDS encoding transketolase → MNLRKKMIQNDDDIVDLIKEKAKLSRLETIRLISLAGSGHYGSSFSCAEIFAALYYYTMKYDANRPSWEERDRFVMGKGHAAVGLYPILADVGFFPKDELNTYTQIGSAFGDHPDMNKIPGIDFSSGSLGHGISVSVGMALGARLDRIANRIYCLLGDGEIQEGQVWEAAMSASHFKLGNVVAILDNNKVSVDGITKEIMNIYPIREKFESFGWNVVEIDGHDIPSLLRTFDSLPAPDSEKPTLILCDTVSGKGVSWMEHTFEWHVANLAQEDMDKAIREIKGVG, encoded by the coding sequence GTGAATTTGAGAAAAAAAATGATTCAGAACGACGATGACATTGTTGATTTGATCAAGGAAAAAGCGAAGCTATCCCGTTTGGAAACCATTCGATTGATTTCTCTGGCGGGCAGCGGACACTATGGATCTTCGTTTTCTTGCGCGGAGATCTTTGCTGCTCTTTATTATTACACGATGAAGTATGATGCCAATCGACCTTCATGGGAGGAGCGAGATCGTTTTGTTATGGGAAAGGGGCATGCAGCCGTCGGATTATATCCCATACTGGCTGATGTCGGCTTTTTTCCCAAAGACGAACTGAACACGTACACACAAATCGGAAGCGCTTTTGGAGATCACCCGGATATGAATAAAATTCCTGGCATCGATTTCAGTTCCGGTTCGCTAGGGCATGGAATATCCGTAAGTGTGGGGATGGCTTTGGGGGCTAGACTGGATCGGATTGCGAATCGGATCTATTGCTTGCTGGGCGATGGGGAGATCCAAGAGGGGCAAGTGTGGGAAGCCGCTATGAGCGCCTCACATTTTAAGCTCGGAAATGTCGTCGCGATTTTGGATAATAACAAAGTTTCCGTAGATGGAATAACGAAAGAAATCATGAATATTTATCCGATCCGAGAAAAGTTTGAAAGCTTCGGCTGGAATGTGGTTGAGATCGATGGCCATGATATCCCTTCACTCCTTAGAACGTTTGATTCGCTTCCCGCTCCGGATTCGGAGAAACCTACTCTGATCCTCTGCGATACCGTTTCCGGAAAAGGCGTGTCCTGGATGGAGCATACGTTTGAATGGCACGTCGCTAATTTGGCTCAGGAAGATATGGATAAAGCGATCCGGGAAATCAAGGGGGTAGGATAA